Genomic window (Deltaproteobacteria bacterium):
TCTTGCACCGCAGGCCGTTCAGAAGCCGGACCAGCCCCCGGGCGTGCTCCAGCCGGTCATTGATTCCGCCCAGAAGCAGGTACTCGATGGTGATCCGTTCCCTCGGCTCCAGGGGGTAGGCCTTGAGTTCGGCCATCAGCCGGTCCAGCGGCAAGGCCTTGGCGGCCACGGGCATGATTCGTTCCCGAAGATCCTGATTTGGAGCGTGAAGGGAAATGGCGAGCATGGCCAGTCGGGACCGGGCCACCTGACCGATGCGATCCTCCACCCCGCAGGTCGACAGGGTGATCCGGCGTCTGGATAGACCGAGTCCCATGGGGTCGTGGAGGGTTTCCAGGGCTGGTTCGGTGGCCTTCCAGTTAAGGAGGGGTTCGCCCATGCCCATGACGACGACGTTCCTGATCTCGGTCTCCCGCCCCGAGGCCTGAAGATGGGCGAGTCCGGCCAGAAGCTGGCCAGCGATTTCGCCAGCGGTCATGTTTCTTGTCAGGCCCATGGTTCCGGTGGAGCAGAAGGTGCAGGCCATGGGGCAGCCGACTTGGGTGGAGATGCACTGGGTGACCCGGCCCCGATCGGGGATGAGGACCGTTTCAACGAGAGCTCCGTCGGCAAGCGCGAGGGCGAGCTTTACGGTACCGTCGGCGCTGGCGAGGGCCTTAGCTATCTGCGGTGGTCTGATGGACCACGACCGGGCCATGAGCTTCCGGAACGCCTTGGAAACGTTGGTCATCTCGTCGAAGGTGGCGGCCCTGCGTTTCCACAGCCATTGCCAGACCTGGTCGGCCCTGAACCCGGGTTCGTTTCGTTCGGCGACCCACCGGGTTAGTTCGGAGCGGGTCACTTCAAGAATGTTGGGCCGGTCTATCGGAGCAACTCCTCGTTTTTCCGGTAGGCCAAGACAAAGGCCTTGGCCTGCTCGACGTCGTTCACATCTCCGGCGATCTGGGCCTGGAGCAGGGCGTCCCTGATCAGCCCCACCTCTGGGCCCGGCTTGATGCCTGCCAGCTCCATGATCATTTGACCATTGACCAGGGGCTCGAGCATCTCTTCATCAATGTCGGCCCGTTCGAGCATCTTCATGTTGTGGTTGAACTCTGTGTATTTGCCGTCCCTGGCCTTGATGTCCGCCCGGGCCATCTCAATGAGTCTCGGGTACTCGTCCAGGGATTTGAAGCGTCGGATGCCCTTGTCGTTGAGCATGAAGTGCAAACGCATATGGTGTCTGACTAGGTGGCAGATGAGATCGATGTCCTCGGTCTCGAAACGCAGCCGTTTGAGGATTTTGCGGGTGACCTTGGCCCCGACCCGATGGTGCTGGTAGAAGGTCATCCGGTTTTCAAAGCTCTCGCCCGTGAAGAGCTTGCCGATGTCGTGGAACAGACAGGCCATGGTTCCGTACCAGTCATAGGGCAGTTCCTCAGGGTAGTACCGCATGACCTGCAGGGTGTGTTCCCACACTGTCTCTTCCTGGTTTGCCTCGGGATTGCGAATTTGCTTGACTCGACTCAGGGCGGCAAGTTCGGGAACGAGACCGTGGAGGATCATCGAGTCGAAAAGGAGCCGGGCAAAGGTCCACATGTTTTCGGCCTCGACCTTGCGCCATTCGTCCATGATATCGGCGATGGGTACGTAGTCGACAACCCGCCGGGCGGCTCTGAGGATGGCCAGCCAAGTGTTCGCCTCAATGGGCAGATGGTAGTTGGAGGCGAAGCGCAGAGCCCGAATGGCCCGAAGATAGTCCTTCTTCAGGTTCTCGTCGGGTATGCCCTGGAGCCGGACAACACCCGATCCCAATTGTTCGAAGCCCTCGTAAACAGCCTCTGGACCGGGGATGTAGGGGCAGGCCACAGCCAGGGAGAGCTCTCCGGTCCGTTCCAGCTTGCGGAGCAGACGAGGGGTGAGTCTGGCCACGCAGCCTTCGACATAGGCTCCTTCGGCCGTGGAAGACCGGTAGAAATTGATATGGGTCCCACCCTGGCGGAGCAGGGCGAAGATCTCGCCGTCGTTCACGACGGCAAGGTCCGGGAAGATGGATTTCAGGTTGTCGAAGTCAATGTCCGTGCCGATGTCCACCTCCATGACGGAGGAGAGATCGATGATTCGCTGCTGGAGTGGTGTATTGATGATGTAAGCGTCATAGCCGTTTCTCATGATGGTTTTGGCTATGGAGGCCGCTTCCTTGATCGGTTGTGGCATGTCTGTCCTCGTGGGGTGAGTGTTCGTCAGGTTCAGTCCAACCCGACCTTGACCAGCCGGTATCGGAATTGGCGCAGGTTCAGACCGACGAGTTCGGCGGCGTTGCCCTTGTGGCCTCCGGTACGGCGAAGGGCCTCCTGGAGAATGCGTTTCTCGCGCTCAACAAGAAATTCGTCCAGACTCAGACGTCCGTCAAGCACGGCTTCCTCCCCACCACCATGGGGCGGGACGGCCTGCTCGTAGACGACCAGGGACTCGGGCTGGATGAGCTGGGCGTTTTCAAGGGCCACGGCCCGCTCGACGATATTTTCAAGCTCCCGGACATTGCCGGGATAGTCGTAGCGCTGGAGCTTCGATCTAGCCTCGTCCGTGAATCCGGAGGTGGACTTGTTCTGGGAGCGGCAGGCCCGGGTCAAGAAATGGTCGGCCAGGGCAGGGATGTCCTCCCTACGGTCTCGAAGCGGGGGGATGTGAATGATGACCCCGCTCAGGCGGTAGTAGAGGTCTTCCCGGAGAAGACCCGAGGCCACGTCTTCGTCCACAGGCCTGTTGGTGGCCCCGACGATCCGGACGTCGCTTTTGACCTCTTCTGTGGCTCCAAGGGGAATGAAGCTCTTGTCCTGGATGCATCGCAGGAGTTTTACCTGCAGCGACGGGTGGAGGTCTCCGACCTCGTCGAGGAAAAGAGTTCCCTGGTCGGCGATCTCGAAAAGGCCCTTCTTGGCCTTGTCGGCTCCGGTGAAGGCCCCTTTCCTGTATCCAAACAATTCGCTCTCGATCAGATTCTCGGGCAACCCTCCGCAATTGATGGG
Coding sequences:
- the rlmN gene encoding 23S rRNA (adenine(2503)-C(2))-methyltransferase RlmN, coding for MDRPNILEVTRSELTRWVAERNEPGFRADQVWQWLWKRRAATFDEMTNVSKAFRKLMARSWSIRPPQIAKALASADGTVKLALALADGALVETVLIPDRGRVTQCISTQVGCPMACTFCSTGTMGLTRNMTAGEIAGQLLAGLAHLQASGRETEIRNVVVMGMGEPLLNWKATEPALETLHDPMGLGLSRRRITLSTCGVEDRIGQVARSRLAMLAISLHAPNQDLRERIMPVAAKALPLDRLMAELKAYPLEPRERITIEYLLLGGINDRLEHARGLVRLLNGLRCKINLIAYNPGPGLPYEPPTLQAVNAFADLLWGKGLTATVRKSKGLDIAAACGQLLIRPSNPHRKDA
- a CDS encoding HD domain-containing protein; amino-acid sequence: MPQPIKEAASIAKTIMRNGYDAYIINTPLQQRIIDLSSVMEVDIGTDIDFDNLKSIFPDLAVVNDGEIFALLRQGGTHINFYRSSTAEGAYVEGCVARLTPRLLRKLERTGELSLAVACPYIPGPEAVYEGFEQLGSGVVRLQGIPDENLKKDYLRAIRALRFASNYHLPIEANTWLAILRAARRVVDYVPIADIMDEWRKVEAENMWTFARLLFDSMILHGLVPELAALSRVKQIRNPEANQEETVWEHTLQVMRYYPEELPYDWYGTMACLFHDIGKLFTGESFENRMTFYQHHRVGAKVTRKILKRLRFETEDIDLICHLVRHHMRLHFMLNDKGIRRFKSLDEYPRLIEMARADIKARDGKYTEFNHNMKMLERADIDEEMLEPLVNGQMIMELAGIKPGPEVGLIRDALLQAQIAGDVNDVEQAKAFVLAYRKNEELLR
- a CDS encoding sigma-54-dependent Fis family transcriptional regulator, which gives rise to MATILIVDDDASLREVLEIALFRRGHKVWSAADCTGAKSLLASKSPDLTLLDLRLGQESGLTLLQEIREKWPDLPVIMITAYAETQSAITAMKCGARDYIGKPFDLDDLMLTVDRNLEASRLRQENRWLRDRITDRFGTIVGTSPVMKTVFTLIDKIAPTDINVLVTGESGTGKELVARALHGRSHRRDKPFLPINCGGLPENLIESELFGYRKGAFTGADKAKKGLFEIADQGTLFLDEVGDLHPSLQVKLLRCIQDKSFIPLGATEEVKSDVRIVGATNRPVDEDVASGLLREDLYYRLSGVIIHIPPLRDRREDIPALADHFLTRACRSQNKSTSGFTDEARSKLQRYDYPGNVRELENIVERAVALENAQLIQPESLVVYEQAVPPHGGGEEAVLDGRLSLDEFLVEREKRILQEALRRTGGHKGNAAELVGLNLRQFRYRLVKVGLD